A single genomic interval of Natronoarchaeum philippinense harbors:
- a CDS encoding shikimate kinase — MNGRARAPAAGTVLNALATGTGSAFAIDAYTSAEVTLSTDAAGVDGEIDDAPDADTRLIERCVELATERYGDGQGGSVRTESEVPMASGLKSSSAAANATVLATLDALGVADEVDRETACLLGVEAARDVGVTVTGAFDDASASMLGGVTVTDNTDDELLARDTVDWDVLVYTPPEQAFSADADVERCERIAPIADLVAELALDGRYGLAMTVNGFAFSAALDFPTAPAVEALPEVAGVSLSGTGPSVVAVGDRKALEGVQERWDNRRGTTWLTTTQSTGAQTR; from the coding sequence ATGAACGGACGGGCGAGAGCCCCTGCGGCGGGAACCGTACTGAACGCGCTGGCGACCGGAACGGGGTCGGCGTTTGCGATCGACGCCTACACGAGCGCCGAGGTGACGCTGTCGACCGACGCCGCCGGGGTCGACGGCGAGATCGACGACGCGCCGGACGCGGACACGCGTCTGATCGAGCGCTGCGTGGAACTCGCAACAGAGCGCTACGGCGACGGGCAGGGCGGCAGCGTGCGCACCGAGAGCGAGGTGCCGATGGCCTCGGGGCTCAAAAGCTCCAGCGCGGCGGCGAACGCGACCGTGCTGGCGACGCTGGACGCGCTGGGCGTCGCCGACGAGGTCGACCGCGAGACTGCCTGTCTGCTCGGCGTCGAGGCCGCCCGCGACGTTGGCGTCACGGTGACTGGCGCGTTCGACGACGCCTCGGCGTCGATGCTCGGCGGCGTCACCGTCACCGACAACACCGACGACGAACTGCTGGCCCGCGACACCGTAGACTGGGACGTGCTCGTCTACACGCCGCCCGAGCAGGCCTTCAGCGCCGACGCCGATGTCGAGCGCTGCGAGCGGATCGCGCCGATCGCCGACCTCGTCGCCGAGTTGGCGCTCGACGGCCGCTACGGGCTCGCCATGACGGTCAACGGCTTCGCCTTCAGCGCCGCCCTCGACTTCCCGACAGCACCGGCCGTCGAGGCGCTGCCCGAGGTCGCGGGCGTCTCGCTCTCGGGCACCGGTCCGAGCGTCGTCGCGGTGGGCGACCGAAAAGCACTCGAAGGAGTACAGGAGAGATGGGACAACAGGCGTGGGACCACATGGCTAACGACGACACAATCCACGGGCGCGCAGACGAGATGA
- a CDS encoding ribbon-helix-helix domain-containing protein, whose protein sequence is MSEAATNNGDDEIVTVNFKVTRSFLDEIEDTWQGRGFNSRSEFIRYTLRDAIEHPTFDRDELVALLQAEEDVHEQRTMSAQEARERFGTDGTDE, encoded by the coding sequence ATGTCCGAAGCGGCCACAAACAACGGCGACGACGAAATCGTCACGGTGAACTTCAAAGTCACACGGTCGTTTCTTGACGAAATTGAAGACACGTGGCAGGGGCGGGGTTTCAACAGTCGAAGCGAATTTATTCGGTACACCCTACGCGATGCTATCGAACATCCCACGTTCGACCGCGACGAACTCGTCGCACTCCTCCAAGCCGAAGAGGACGTTCACGAACAACGAACGATGAGTGCCCAAGAAGCACGCGAACGGTTCGGCACTGACGGGACGGATGAGTGA
- a CDS encoding type II toxin-antitoxin system PemK/MazF family toxin: MSGDTEVRRGDVVVVRLDPAEGHEMNKTRPAVVVQNDIGNRNSSTTIVAPATGTHRGYPFEVLVEEDGSPFEKDSSIRLDQIRVVSIEARIHSVVGSLSEPTMTEVDEALKLSLGVD, translated from the coding sequence ATGAGCGGTGATACCGAGGTTCGACGTGGCGATGTCGTAGTCGTTCGTCTCGACCCTGCCGAAGGTCATGAGATGAACAAGACTCGACCTGCAGTGGTCGTACAGAACGATATTGGAAATCGAAACTCCAGTACGACTATCGTTGCACCGGCGACAGGGACACATCGAGGCTACCCGTTCGAGGTGCTGGTCGAAGAGGATGGGTCACCGTTCGAGAAGGACTCCTCGATTCGCCTCGACCAGATTCGCGTCGTCTCTATCGAAGCCCGGATCCACTCGGTCGTCGGGAGTCTAAGCGAACCGACTATGACCGAGGTGGACGAAGCACTGAAACTGAGTCTCGGGGTGGATTGA
- a CDS encoding DUF7128 family protein: MVAHTERDERTWFECEECGLLFDDRADARQHEGACDAEDPPYLQ, from the coding sequence ATGGTAGCACACACCGAGCGCGACGAACGCACGTGGTTCGAGTGCGAGGAGTGCGGCCTGCTGTTCGACGACCGCGCAGACGCGCGCCAGCACGAAGGTGCCTGCGACGCCGAAGACCCGCCGTATCTGCAGTAA
- a CDS encoding DUF5796 family protein, producing the protein MSARNTVAPSTIGVAFSEDGIAVEYLDGREVFYHGPPRKTDGVVRTAPGKLVQILVTDPDGTEGVLTYVNDRNTHDDILETTGVGRVFVEPGETEELFPGVTARAEGHAIVVDADPEVARGRVFVFVEDELQEEAYEIVASAEDDTASDQRDADAEAGDADAETTDDADAASSGDAAASNEETAASSQAAGEEDDEPADDGWIDTEYVEDS; encoded by the coding sequence ATGAGCGCGCGCAACACCGTCGCCCCCTCGACGATCGGGGTGGCGTTCTCCGAAGACGGAATCGCCGTCGAGTATCTCGACGGCCGGGAGGTGTTCTATCACGGCCCGCCGCGGAAGACCGACGGCGTCGTCCGGACGGCACCGGGCAAGCTCGTACAGATCCTCGTCACCGACCCCGACGGGACTGAAGGCGTGCTGACCTACGTCAACGACCGCAACACCCACGACGACATTCTGGAGACGACCGGCGTCGGTCGCGTCTTCGTCGAGCCCGGCGAGACCGAGGAGCTGTTCCCCGGCGTCACCGCGCGGGCCGAGGGCCACGCCATCGTCGTCGACGCCGACCCCGAGGTCGCTCGGGGCAGAGTGTTCGTGTTCGTCGAGGACGAACTGCAGGAGGAAGCCTACGAGATCGTCGCCTCTGCCGAGGACGACACAGCCAGCGACCAGCGCGACGCCGACGCGGAAGCGGGCGACGCTGACGCGGAAACGACGGACGACGCCGACGCCGCATCGAGCGGGGACGCAGCGGCGTCGAACGAGGAGACAGCGGCGTCGAGCCAGGCGGCTGGCGAGGAAGACGACGAACCGGCCGATGACGGTTGGATCGACACCGAGTACGTCGAGGACAGCTGA
- a CDS encoding type II toxin-antitoxin system RelE family toxin translates to MSDGEWTWELAPKAQDDLTSLNSNEQQRIIDKLDEIIDSPWRDPPDYGEPLQNSSRRKVRIGEFRLAVTFRRDEHRMVVARIKRRGGAYTADDD, encoded by the coding sequence ATGAGTGACGGCGAGTGGACGTGGGAACTCGCACCGAAAGCGCAGGACGACCTCACCTCGCTTAATTCGAACGAACAGCAGCGCATCATCGACAAACTCGACGAAATCATCGATTCTCCGTGGCGTGACCCACCAGACTATGGTGAACCCCTCCAGAATAGCTCACGACGTAAGGTGCGTATCGGCGAATTCCGTCTTGCGGTCACTTTCCGCCGTGACGAGCACCGAATGGTCGTCGCTCGAATTAAGCGTCGTGGAGGGGCGTATACAGCCGACGACGACTGA
- a CDS encoding chorismate mutase, giving the protein MANDDTIHGRADEMSLEELREEIRDIDQGIVELIARRTYVADTIAQVKEEQGLPTTDESQEAAVMERAGENADQFDVDRNLVKAIFRLLIELNKAEQRESR; this is encoded by the coding sequence ATGGCTAACGACGACACAATCCACGGGCGCGCAGACGAGATGAGCTTAGAGGAACTCCGCGAGGAGATCCGGGACATCGATCAGGGAATCGTCGAGTTGATCGCGCGACGAACCTACGTCGCCGACACGATCGCGCAGGTCAAAGAGGAGCAGGGCCTGCCGACGACCGACGAGTCACAGGAGGCGGCAGTGATGGAGCGGGCCGGCGAGAACGCCGACCAGTTCGACGTGGATCGCAACCTCGTCAAGGCGATTTTCCGACTGTTGATCGAGTTGAACAAGGCCGAGCAGCGGGAGAGTCGGTAG
- a CDS encoding DUF7508 domain-containing protein: MPLAKQWRDLDRSTVGRAPDRYGVVEFGDADGEVLDIETGVLRDAVKSALAYRDAPKVRWEATQTRAQAEELADEHRDRLDE; the protein is encoded by the coding sequence ATGCCCTTGGCAAAACAGTGGCGCGACCTCGACCGGTCGACCGTCGGCCGCGCGCCCGACCGGTACGGCGTCGTCGAGTTCGGCGACGCCGACGGCGAGGTGCTCGACATCGAGACGGGCGTGCTCCGGGACGCGGTGAAAAGTGCGCTGGCATACCGGGACGCGCCGAAGGTGCGCTGGGAAGCCACCCAGACTAGAGCACAGGCCGAGGAACTGGCCGACGAGCACCGCGATCGACTGGACGAATAA